A single window of Anomaloglossus baeobatrachus isolate aAnoBae1 chromosome 5, aAnoBae1.hap1, whole genome shotgun sequence DNA harbors:
- the LRRC46 gene encoding leucine-rich repeat-containing protein 46 has translation MAAGPTLSAIVRRNLRPELGAPQDVSQALLHLHTVRLDREGITTLQNLEMVKEVHSLYLQENLIKKIENVDALKNLRFLSLSWNKVEEIQNIRCLTSLQFLDISHNLIKNLDAGELPQSLVILNLTGNPCTKAKDYRQQVLKALPVIQQLDGETLKDSANHNSDSEEDENGSDSDDSGETSLPFEVSDLSSLSQEMIQRSYQRRHKALREHEERLSELNNTPNEQKNETGSVMQTMSCPPKADNSIISEKRHPFSALIKKQLKDQQINVTDMPASAPVPKNQISASSSQSKPVNSRQGLNKNSSKKQLPSAPQSKSDAASSGKSHSTVSTSQKERQTLSAPSTRKLYAVPTKHTSQAPQMTAARHSSTTASSRPPNERQPTSAPTKKTLQSPEKLPLTKPKINSSAQVTGEKT, from the exons GTCTCAGGCGTTGCTTCATCTACACACTGTGAGACTGGACAGAGAGGGGATCACTACACTGCAGAATCTGGAGATGGTGAAAGAGGTACACAGCCTGTACCTACAAGAG AATCTAATAAAGAAGATTGAAAATGTAGATGCTCTTAAGAACCTGCG CTTTCTTAGTCTTTCTTGGAATAAAGTGGAGGAAATCCAAAATATCCGATGTTTGACAAGTCTACAGTTCTTGGATATATCCCATAATTTGATTAAGAATCTTGATGCAG GTGAATTACCTCAAAGTCTTGTCATCTTGAACCTCACTGGAAATCCTTGCACCAAGGCGAAAGACTACAG acAGCAAGTGCTAAAGGCATTACCAGTCATTCAACAACTGGATGGAGAAACTTTAAAAGACTCTGCCAATCACAACAGTGACAGTGAGGAAGATGAGAATGGAAGTGATAGTGATGACAGTGGTGAGACAAGCCTTCCGTTTGAAGTTTCAG ATCTCTCATCTCTGAGTCAGGAGATGATACAAAGGTCTTATCAGAGAAGGCACAAGGCACTGAGAGAACATGAGGAGCGTCTATCAGAGCTCAATAATACTCCAAATGAACAGAAAAATGAGACTGGTAGTGTAATGCAAACAATGTCTTGTCCACCCAAGGCAGACAATtctattatttctgaaaaaaggcaTCCATTTTCTGCCTTAATCAAGAAGCAACTCAAAGACCAACAGATTAATGTCACTGACATGCCTGCTTCTGCACCAGTCCCCAAAAATCAAATCTCTGCGTCATCCTCCCAGTCTAAGCCAGTAAATTCAAGGCAAGGACTGAACAAGAACTCTTCCAAAAAACAACTACCATCTGCTCCGCAATCAAAGTCGGATGCTGCTTCTTCAGGAAAGTCTCACAGCACAGTCTCCACTtctcagaaagagagacagacattaTCTGCCCCTTCCACCAGGAAACTGTACGCCGTGCCCACCAAACACACATCTCAGGCACCACAGATGACCGCAGCTAGACATAGCTCAACCACTGCTTCTTCGAGACCTCCGAATGAGAGACAACCAACATCTGCACCTACTAAGAAAACCCTGCAGTCTCCAGAAAAGCTGCCACTGACTAAACCCAAAATCAATTCTAGTGCGCAGGTAACTGGGGAAAAGACATAA
- the SCRN2 gene encoding secernin-2: MSMAVYPSSCDCFVSLPPASLSPVVVFAKNSDRPCMEVQEVVYYGAATHPKGSKVMCTYIEVEQAPKTLAVLLSRPAWLWGAEMGANEIGVCIGNEAVWTKEQVEEHDALLGMDLVRLALERSHSAKDAVLIIADLLGQYGQGGSCKEDPAPFMYHNTFLLCDRLEAYVLETAGRYWVAERITEGARNISNQLSIGTSIWQEHPQLRSHALAQGWWNGTEEFNFRTVYSLKTQPVRMEAAKARYRAGQELLEKQKGHITAESMMQLLRNKESGICMDSGGFRTTSSMVSVLPRCPHLPCIHLLTATPDPSRSVFKPFVFCSRVTQVPWVLSPTFGENDPLWQTPRFQTQVDRRHELYKHHQRALETSEGNENTQRHLQDKQRKMEADNLSLVSNLLSGIETSSPSDLSDLFLFCVEKEIASYQEENH; the protein is encoded by the exons ATGTCCATGGCAGTATACCCCAGCTCCTGTGACTGCTTTGTGTCGCTTCCTCCTGCTTCACTTTCACCAGTTGTTGTTTTTGCAAAGAACTCGGACCGACCATGCATGGAAGTCCAGGAGGTTGTGTACTATGGCGCTGCCACACACCCAAAAGGGTCCAAGGTCATG TGCACATACATAGAAGTGGAGCAGGCACCAAAGACACTGGCTGTTCTGTTAAGTCGTCCAGCTTGGTTATGGGGTGCAGAAATGGGTGCTAATGAAATAGGAGTCTGCATTGGAAATGAAGCTGTATGGACTAAGGAACAAGTAGAAGAGCATGATGCACTTCTTGGCATGGATTTGGTCAG ATTGGCACTGGAGCGTTCCCATTCTGCTAAAGATGCTGTCCTGATAATCGCTGATCTGCTTGGCCAATATGGGCAGGGAGGTAGCTGCAAGGAGGACCCCGCGCCTTTCATGTACCACAACACGTTCCTGCTGTGTGATCGTTTGGAGGCATATGTGCTCGAGACTGCTGGGCGATACTGGGTGGCTGAGAGAATTACAG AGGGCGCTCGGAACATTTCTAACCAGTTGAGCATTGGTACTTCGATATGGCAGGAGCACCCTCAGCTCCGTTCACATGCTCTGGCACAGGGCTGGTGGAATGGGACTGAAGAGTTCAACTTCAGAACTGTCTATTCTCTAAAGACACAGCCAGTGCGTATGGAGGCAGCAAAGGCAAGATACCGAGCTGGGCAAGAACTACTGGAGAAGCAAAAAG GGCACATCACCGCAGAGTCAATGATGCAGCTCTTAAGAAATAAGGAGAGTGGGATCTGCATGGACTCTGGGGGCTTTCGTACTACATCCAGTATGGTCTCTGTGCTTCCTCGCTGTCCTCATTTACCGTGCATCCATCTACTGACGGCTACACCTGATCCATCCAG GTCTGTATTTAAGCCCTTTGTATTTTGCTCACGAGTGACACAAGTGCCTTGGGTGTTGTCACCTACTTTTGGAGAAAATGACCCTCTCTGGCAAACTCCTCGCTTTCAGACTCAGGTGGACAGAAGGCATGAGCTCTACaaacaccaccagagggcgctggaaACATCTGAAGGGAATGAG AATACACAACGACACCTACAGGACAAGCAAAGGAAGATGGAAGCTGATAATCTATCACTGGTCAGTAATCTTTTAAGTGGAATAGAGACTTCTTCCCCTTCAGACTTGTCTGACCTATTTCTGTTCTGTGTGGAGAAGGAAATCGCATCATACCAAGAGGAAAACCATTAA